In a genomic window of Erigeron canadensis isolate Cc75 chromosome 5, C_canadensis_v1, whole genome shotgun sequence:
- the LOC122600959 gene encoding putative pentatricopeptide repeat-containing protein At1g12700, mitochondrial, whose amino-acid sequence MSHRKPLPSVVYFNQLLNSVSKMKHFSHSIHLFNHMCAIGLPVNEYTVSISIKCCCHLRRTNDGFALLGLCFRRGIVPDVYTFNTLLDGLVLEDKILEAETFFKKLIKLKLCEPDVVTYSTMIKGLCKLGDNVTALSLLRLMDQKGCKPDVVSYSTIIDSLCKDQMIDGAFKLFKEMIFQKGISPNVVTYNTLISGLSKLCLWDDVYQMLKEMEDYSISPDVQTYNIFVDALCKEGKAKEAEDVISIMVVKGKVPDIVTYNSLIDGYCLRGEMTIAKTVFDAMVLKLILPNVLTYNSMLNGYCKKSMIDEALHMFSEMTRKGLKPNVVTYSTMIQGLFKVGRCRAACMLFDEMLAQGQVPDELTYGIILEGLCNNHLLEDAISLFNLMGNSKLNSSIVVYTTLIDGASKCQKFNIARDLFQDMMVKGLQPDVRTYNVMIGCFCREGLCGDAKQLFLKMDENGCPPDNVTYRFLLQGYLKNKHYVDVEVLLTEMDGRGYSLDVSTLSLLIDSIAAGSLDTTLPKLIGKLVPKELMDSPSFVT is encoded by the coding sequence atgtcacACAGAAAACCTCTTCCTTCTGTTGTATATTTCAATCAGCTCTTGAATTCCGTCTCCAAAATGAAACACTTTTCTCATTCCATTCATCTCTTCAATCATATGTGTGCCATTGGCCTTCCTGTTAATGAGTACACTGTCAGCATTTCCATCAAGTGTTGCTGTCATTTGCGTCGAACTAATGACGGTTTCGCACTTTTAGGCCTTTGCTTCAGACGAGGTATTGTACCTGATGTGTACACTTTTAATACACTCCTAGATGGACTCgttttagaagataagattCTTGAGGCCGAGACCTTTTTCAAGAAACTCATCAAACTGAAACTTTGTGAACCCGATGTTGTTACGTATAGCACAATGATCAAAGGCCTTTGCAAGTTGGGTGATAATGTTACCGCCCTTTCTTTGCTTAGGCTAATGGATCAGAAAGGCTGTAAACCTGATGTTGTTTCATATAGCACCATCATTGATAGTCTTTGCAAGGATCAAATGATTGATGGCGCCTTTAAGCTTTTTAAAGAGATGATCTTTCAAAAAGGCATCTCACCAAATGTCGTCACGTATAACACTTTGATTTCTGGTCTATCTAAATTATGTCTGTGGGATGACGTGTATCAGATGCTAAAAGAAATGGAGGATTATAGCATCTCTCCAGATGTCCAAACCTATAACATATTTGTTGATGCATTGTGCAAAGAAGGTAAGGCAAAAGAAGCCGAGGACGTTATCAGCATCATGGTTGTGAAAGGCAAGGTTCCTGACATAGTAACATACAATTCACTCATCGATGGCTATTGTTTGCGAGGTGAAATGACCATAGCCAAGACAGTTTTTGATGCCATGGTGTTAAAACTTATCCTCCCTAATGTTTTGACTTACAACAGTATGTTAAATGGGTATTGCAAGAAGTCGATGATAGATGAGGCCTTGCATATGTTTAGTGAGATGACGAGAAAGGGTTTGAAACCCAATGTAGTCACTTACAGCACCATGATTCAAGGATTGTTTAAGGTTGGACGTTGCAGGGCTGCATGTATGCTCTTTGATGAGATGCTAGCACAAGGCCAAGTTCCAGATGAACTGACTTATGGCATTATTTTAGAGGGTCTTTGCAACAACCATTTACTAGAAGATGCAATCTCTTTGTTCAATTTAATGGGTAATAGCAAGCTAAATTCAAGTATTGTTGTATACACCACTCTTATTGATGGTGCAAGCAAATGCCAAAAGTTCAATATTGCTAGGGATCTTTTCCAGGACATGATGGTTAAAGGTTTGCAACCTGATGTACGGACATATAATGTGATGATAGGTTGTTTCTGTCGGGAAGGTTTGTGTGGGGATGCAAAACAGCTGTTTCTGaaaatggatgaaaatggtTGCCCGCCAGACAATGTTACTTACCGTTTTCTTCTCCAAGGATATCTAAAGAACAAGCACTATGTTGATGTAGAAGTGCTTTTAACTGAAATGGATGGAAGAGGTTACTCACTTGATGTTTCAACCTTATCGTTGCTAATTGACTCAATTGCTGCTGGATCACTAGATACCACTCTCCCTAAATTGATTGGCAAGCTTGTGCCAAAAGAATTGATGGATTCTCCTAGTTTTGTTACCTAG
- the LOC122599446 gene encoding methyl-CpG-binding domain-containing protein 10-like gives MNQKCRIPIPYRSRPNPGTEKWYKPKLGQELFVSQNSVLFGIWNRNPGPVQFWYRSRTGGPLLAKFGIGSGTKFDWASGETTRQSTRISEKLKSPKKRARKSSSSKKGNAENEELIQAITEINIEMKKDEKTEKDNEKQEERDGNIPEVTEETS, from the exons ATGAACCAAAAGTGCCGAATCCCTATCCCGTACCGATCTCGTCCCAATCCTGGTACCGAAAAGTGGTACAAACCCAAATTGGGACAG GAGTTATTTGTTAGCCAAAACTCAGTGCTATTCGGGATTTGGAACCGAAATCCTGGTCCCGTACAGTTTTGGTATCGGTCCCGTACTGGGGGCCCACTTTTGGCCAAGTTCGGGATCGGTTCCGGGACCA AATTTGATTGGGCAAGTGGTGAAACCACGAGGCAGTCAACAAGAATCAGTGAGAAGTTGAAATCCCCAAAGAAACGGGCCAGAAAGTCTTCAAGTTCAAAGAAGGGTAATGCAGAGAACGAAGAGCTCATTCAAGCAATCACTGAAATAAATATCGAAAtgaagaaagatgaaaagaccGAGAAAGACAATGAGAAACAAGAGGAAAGAGATGGAAACATCCCTGAAGTGACTGAGGAAACATCATGA
- the LOC122598796 gene encoding uncharacterized protein LOC122598796 encodes MGGFFKEFLMKKYPSFNNNSHGEFYNGFNSSSAAYFAAAAAAAPFASRPLLGIGGRVAYCDAGVTPPTEDYLSSLKTASETVSRHDDTLKYMTKEYSVDMKPLFSAFQPRSFAMTTVRSFLLFYLPLMAPKQDDDNDFDEHPVDWMVPFKNSVTQIFRETSTTTIRRVLERFAVHHCSQRVACKLLKDIPKSCIRKANRGLPFHTYFFCVSRTTFRGQLLGVAASWLVQVGFECFRYVCDISKSNDELENVADHSERAKVLGKKVYGVTVRCGSALIFASIGAGIGATIFRPSSGQIFGCLVGDVAGPIIVSGWLAPPLEH; translated from the exons atgggtGGTTTTTTTAAGGAATTTTTAATGAAGAAATATCCAAGTTTCAATAATAATAGTCATGGTGAATTTTATAATGGTTTCAACTCTTCCTCCGCTGCTTATTttgccgccgccgccgccgccgccccTTTTGCTTCCAGGCCTTTATTGGG TATTGGTGGAAGAGTTGCTTATTGCGATGCTGGTGTTACCCCTCCGACTGAAGATTACCTGTCTAGTCTAAAGACTGCATCTGAAACTGTTTCTCGGCATGATGATACCCTGAAATACATGACCAAAGAATATAGTGTTGACATGAAGCCATTGTTCTCAGCCTTCCAGCCGAGATCATTTGCGATGACAACAGTGAGATctttcttattgttttatttgccTCTTATGGCACCTAAGCAAGACGATGACAATGACTTCGATGAGCACCCTGTGGACTGGATGGTACCTTTCAAGAATTCAGTAACACAAATCTTTCGTGAA ACTAGTACAACTACTATTAGACGTGTACTGGAACGATTTGCTGTTCACCATTGTTCACAGCGTGTTGCATGCAAGCTTCTTAAAG ATATTCCGAAGTCTTGCATTCGAAAAGCTAACAGGGGGTTGCCTTTTCATACTTACTTCTTTTGTGTCTCCAGAACAACATTTAGAG GTCAACTTTTAGGAGTTGCAGCGTCGTGGCTTGTTCAAGTTGGATTTGAATGTTTCCGTTATGTTTGTGACATCTCAAAATCCAATGATGAATTGGAAAATGTTGCTGATCACTCAGAGCGAGCTAAAGTGCTTGGGAAGAAGGTGTATGGTGTTACGGTTAGATGTGGTTCAGCACTGATTTTTGCTTCCATTGGAGCTGGGATTGGAGCAACCATATTCCGCCCATCATCTGGTCAAATCTTTG GGTGTTTGGTTGGTGATGTGGCTGGACCTATCATCGTCTCGGGCTGGTTGGCCCCACCTCTGGAGCATTAG